One window of Phocoena phocoena chromosome 13, mPhoPho1.1, whole genome shotgun sequence genomic DNA carries:
- the MIF gene encoding macrophage migration inhibitory factor, with translation MPIFLVNTNVPRASVPDGLLSELTQQLAQATGKPAQYIAVHVVPDQLMAFGGSSEPCALCSLHSIGKIGGAQNRSYSKLLCGLLAERLRISPDRIYINYYDMNAANVGWNGSTFA, from the exons ATGCCGATATTCCTGGTGAACACCAACGTGCCCCGCGCCTCTGTGCCGGACGGGCTCCTCTCCGAGCTCACCCAGCAGCTGGCGCAGGCCACGGGCAAGCCGGCGCAG TACATCGCGGTGCACGTGGTGCCGGACCAACTCATGGCCTTCGGGGGCTCCAGCGAGCCGTGCGCACTCTGCAGCCTGCACAGCATCGGCAAGATCGGCGGCGCGCAGAACCGCTCCTACAGCAAGCTGCTGTGCGGCCTGTTGGCCGAACGCCTGCGCATCAGCCCGGACAG AATCTACATCAACTACTACGACATGAACGCGGCTAACGTGGGCTGGAACGGCTCCACCTTCGCCTGA